The DNA segment AATTTTAGTGATGTTCTTCTTCCATCATGATTGATCCTGCAATATATACATATGTAAGGATACTAAAAATAAATGCTTGAAGTACACCAAATGCTGTTAACATAAAGAAACCAGCCATTGGTAACAACCAAGGTACTAACATTAAAAGTACCAAAGTAAACATATCATCCCCTTTGATTGAACCAAAAAGTCTGAATGATAATGAAATAATTCTTGATAAATGAGAGATTATTTCAATAGGAAACATTAATGGAGCAAGCACTGGCATAGGTCCCATAAAGTGTTTAAAGTAGTTTACAAAACCATTTTTCTTAATACCAAGATAGTTGTAGTAAACAAATACAATTAAAGCTAAACTTAGAGTAAAGTTAATATTAGCAGTTGGTGATTCAAAACCTGGAATAATACCTAACATATTACTAAAGAAAATAACTAATGCTAAAGAACCAATAAGTGGTAAATATCTTCTTGCATTCTCTTCTCCCATTGTATCAGCACCCATACTGATAACTCCACCAATAAACGCCTCTAAAAAGTTTTGCGAACCAGTTGGAACCAGTTGCATTTTTCTTGTTGCAGCTCTAGCTAATAATAAAACAGCTACAACTACTATAGCAAAGTGCGATAAGATAAGCCATTCTTGACCATGCCCACCAATAGCACCTAAGAATGTAAACACTCTTCCTTCCATTTTCTTCCTTTTATGATTTCTTTTTTTGACTAAAATATCAGATATTATATATTTTATTTTCTAAAATTTTTATAAATGTCACTTATAAAATTTATATTTGTTTATATCTGTAACCATTTTGTTTCAATTTTTCTCTTATATCTTTTTGGTGTTCTTCACCTTTTGTTTCAAGTGCAATAGTAACGTGAGCTTCGCCAAATTCGAGCTTTACTGAATCTCTATCATAATCTATTTGCACAATATTTGCTGAACACTCTTTAAATATTTCAGTTAAATGCATAAGTGCTCCTGGTTTATCCATAAGTGTAACAATTAGGTTCATTTTTCTATATGATTTAACTAAGCCTTTCTCAATAATTTGTGAAAGCATAGTAACATCGATATTTCCTCCACTAATTATTGCACAAATTTTTGAGTCTTCAATCTCTATTTTTTCATGCATAATTGCAGCGGTTGCAGCAGCTCCTGCTCCTTCAACCACAAGTTTATGTTTTTCTAATAAAAAAAGAATTGCATTTGCAATTTCATTGTCAGATACTTCAACAATATGGTCAACATAATCTAAAATAATGTCTAAAAGTTTGGGATTTACATCTCTTACAGCTATCCCATCTGCAATAGTTCTAACTGCTTTTGAATCAATAGGCATTTGTGCTTTATATGACTCTTTCATTCCTCTTGCACCACTTGCAACAACTCCAATAACTTTAATATCAGGGTTTATAGCTTTTGCTGCAATTGCAATACCAGAGATTAATCCTCCCCCACCAATTGGTACTATAAGTTGTTTTAAATCAGGAATTTTTTCCAAAATCTCAACGGCAATTGTTCCTTGTCCTGCTATCACTTCATCATCTGCAAAAGGGTGAATAAACTCTTTATTGTGTTCTTCACAAAATTTTAATGAAGCCTCATAGGCTTCATCAAAATTTTCCCCTGTTAAAACAACATTAGCACCATATGATTTTACACCACTTACTTTTGTTAAAGGAGTTGCTTCAGGCATAAAAATAGTTGCTTCACAGTTAAAATATTGGGCACTAAAAGCAACACCTTGGGCATGATTTCCTGCACTTGCAGCAACTACACCATTATCTCTTCTTCTTTTGTCAAGTTTGGCAATTCTATTAAAAGCACCTCTTAATTTAAAGCTTCCTGTTAGTTGTAAATTCTCTTTTTTTAAGTAGATTTCACTATTAAAAGTTTTGCTTAAAAATGGAGCTTTAGTAAGTGGAGTTTTTTGAACCACATTTTCTAAATTTCTTTTTGCTTCTTCTATATCACTAAATGTAATCATTTTTTTACTTTTCATATTTATTTCCTGAAATGTTATCTAAAAAGAGTTTTTACTTTTATAAATAAAAACTCTTTTTAGATAAGGGGCATTGCCCCTTACTCTCTTTCCTCTCTTATTTGTTTTACTGCTTTTACCATATTAATCAAACTTGGTTTTACCTCTTCGTATTTTCTTGTTTTAAGTCCACAATCTGGATTAATCCATAGTTGTTCTTTTGGTAATACTTCTAAAAGAAGATTTATTTGTTTAACAATCTCTTCTACACTTGGAACTCTTGGACTATGAATATCATAAACACCAGGTCCAACTTCTTGTTTATATCCAACCTCTTTAAATATTTTAAGAAGCTCATTTCCACTTCTTGCTGTTTCTATTGAGATAACATCTGCATCCATTGCTTCAATTGTTTTAATAATATCATTAAATTCGCTGTAGCACATGTGAGTATGGATTTGAGTCTCTTGTTTTGCAGAACTAACAGAGATTTTGAAATCTCTAACTGCCCAATCTTCATACTCTTTGATTTTGTTTGTTCTTAGAGGATAACCCTCTTTAAACGCTGCTTCATCCACTTGAATGATTTTTATACCCGCTTTTTGTAGGTCGTCAATCTCATCACTAAGTGCAACGGCGATTTGTTTAGATACTTCACTTCTTGGAAGATCATCTCTTACAAAAGACCAATTAAGAATAGTAACAGGTCCTGTTAACATACCTTTCATAATTTTTGAAGTTTTACTTTGTGCATATGTAATCCAATCAACAGTCATTGGTTTTGGTCTACTAATATCTCCAAATATAAAAGGGGGTTTTACACATCTGCTTCCATACGATTGAACCCAACCATTTTGAGAAAATCCATAACCTTTTAGTTGCTCTCCAAAGTATTCAACCATATCATTTCTTTCCGGCTCTCCATGAACTAAAACTTCAAGACCACACTCTTCTTGAAATGCGATGCAATCATCAATATAATCTTTCATAGCTTTTTCATAAAGTTCTTGTGAAATTTCACCTTTTTTGAAATCTCTTCTTGATTTTCTAACTTCTGGTGTTTGAGGAAAAGAACCAATTGTGGTTGTAGCTAAATCTTTATAAGCTAAAATCTCTCTTTGAAGTTTTATTCTCTCTTCATATTTACCATTTCTTGAAAACTTATCAAAGCTATTTACTCTCTTTTGAACATCTTTGTCGTGAATAACTGTAGAATTTTTTCTATTATGGTTTGCATTTATGTTTTCTTCATAAATTTTTATCTCATTTGAATCTAAAGATTCTAAGCCTGAGAAGAATATCTTTGAAATAATAGTTATCTCTTGAAGTTTTTCATAGGCAAAACTCAACCACTCTTTTATAGATGAATCTAATTTTTGTTCATATTTTAGTGTTAAAGGTGAATGAAGAAGTGAACAAGATGAAGAGATAAGTAGATTATCTTTTTTTATATGTTTTGTTATATTTGCCAAAATCTCTAAAGTATTTTGAATATTGTTTTTCCAAATATTTCTTCCATCAACAACACCTGCTATAAGTTTTTTACCACTGTTTGCAATCTCTTCTAAAGCTTGTGTATTCTCTTCTCCATATAAAAAATCAAGTCCTATTCCCCAAATAGGAGTTTTTGTTAAAACTTTTGTAGCTTCATTTGAGTGCTCAAAATATGTTGTAACAATAATTTTTAAATTGTCACTTATAGTTCCTAATCTATCATATACAGGTTTTATTAGACTTAATACTTTTGGTTCATTGTCTTTTACAAAGATTGGTTCATCAATTTGAACTATTACACTATCATCTAAAGTTGAAAGCTCATTTAAGAGTTTTTCATATATAGGAAGAACTTTACTTAGAAGTTCAAAAGTGTCACCTCTGTCAACTCTTTTTGAAAGACCTAAGAATGTTATTGGTCCAATTAGGTTTATTTTTGTTTTTATTCCTAACTCTTTTGCTTCTTTATACTCTTCTAATATTTTAGAAGAATTTAGCGAGTATTTATCATCAAGTGAAAGTTCAGGAACTATATAATGGTAGTTTGTATTAAACCATTTTGTCATCTCCATTGCTACAGAGTTTTGATTTCCTCTAGCCATTGCAAAATACAGCTCTTCATCTTTTAGATGTTTAAATCTTTTAGGAATAGCATTTAACATAAATGCGGTATCTAACATATTGTCATAAAGTGAAAAATCATTTGAACTGATATATGTTATACCTGCATCTTTTTGATAATTCCAGTGTCTTTTTTTTAGTTCACTTGCAACTTTTTTTACTTCATCGAATGAGCAATCTTTTGCCCAAAAACTCTCTAATACTTTTTTTAACTCTCTTTTCTCTCCAATTCTTGGAAATCCTATTACATAACTATTTTTTGACATTAATATATCCTTTGAATTTTTTCTTTTTTGTATGATTAAATATTTGATATATTAAGTGGTGGATGTACTCCTGTTCGTCTAAATGCGAAATAGGTAGTATAATATGGACATCTAGGAATAAACTTAAATAAAGAGACAGCTAGTTTAGTTTTTTTTCTAAAAGCACAGTCACAGTGATAAGGTTTATTAAGCTTTGTTAAAACAGATATAGAGTTTAGTAATTTGGGGGGATCATCCTCCTTCAATTCATCTATATCTTTAGATGTGCTATATCGTAAAGTCTTTTTCGCAATAGTAATTTGGTTTTCAATTTTTATTTGTACACTATGGGCTAATATACTTGCAAATGAAAAATATTTTTTTCCAAAACCTTTTGGTGACTTCACAGCTTTTCCTTTCATAAAATTTAAGTCTGCAATTATATCATGGAAAACTAAACTTAATTTAAATTTAGATAATATTCAAAAAAATAAATAAGGTTTATTTTGAAATTTACATTTGTATCTCTATTCCCAAATTTAATTGAACCTTACTTTTATGATTCAATATTAAAAAGAGCTATAGAGGCAGGATTTTTAACTTATGAATTTTATAACCCAAGGGATTATACAAAGAATAAACATTTAAAAGTTGATTCTCCTATGATAGGAGGAGGTGCGGGGATGCTTATGAATTGTCAACCCCTTTTTGATTGTTTAGATGAGATAAAAAAGAAAAATCCTGAAGCTTATATCATATTTCCATTAGCAGCAGCAAAACCTTTTAGGCAAAATGATGCAAAAAGATTGGCAAAAAAAGAAAATCTTGTTTTTGTTAGTGGAAGATATGAGGGAATTGATGAGAGAGTAATAGAAAAATATGCAAATGAAATCTTTTCTATAGGAGAATTTATCCTAACAGGAGGAGAATTACCCTCTTTGGTTATGGCAGATGCAATTTCTAGAAATGTAGAAGGTGTGCTTGGTAATGTAGATTCTTTGACTATGGAGAGTTATGAAAACAATCTTTTAGAGGCACCATCTTTTTCAAAACCTGAAAATTTTGAAAATTTAAGTGTAATTAAAGAATTCTTAAAGGGAAATCATAGTAAAATTGCCGACCTAAAAAACAATCTGGCTATTTGCAAAACAAAATATTTTAGACCGGGATTGATTACAAGAAAAAAAACAAAATAAAAGCGTGATACCCCGCAACTTGCAAATGCGGGCACTTTCACTAAAGGGAAATACAATGAAAAATAGATATATTGCGAGCTTTGAAGCAGCGCAACTTGCAGAAAAAGAGATTCCACAGTTTAGAGCTGGTGATACAGTAAGACTTGGTGTTGAAATTAAAGAGGGTGAAAAAAAGAGAGTTCAGTCTTACGAAGGTATCGTTATTGCTAGAGGTGGTAACGGAGTAGATGCTACATTTACAGTAAGAAAAATTGGAGCTAACTCTGTTGGTGTTGAGAGAATCTTCCCACTATACTCAGAATCAATTAAAACTTTTGAAGTTGTAAGAAGAGGAAAAGTAAGAAGAGCTAAACTTCACTACCTAAGAGGTCTTACAGGAAAAGCTGCTAGAATTAAAGAGCTTAAAAAGTAATCTAACTAAGGCCTTAGCCTTAGTTTTACTTTCATGTCAAAAACTTTAATTTATACTGCATTACTTCCAGAAGCACAACCACTTATCAACTTTTTAAAACTAAAAGAGGACAACTCTGTTCGAAATCTATCATTAAATTTCAAACTTTTTAAAGATGAAGATGAAAAATATCTATTAATAGTATCTGGTATTGGTAGAGATAATTGTTTTAAATCTTTAGATTTTGTTTACAATAACTATGAGATAAAAAAAGCTATAAATATAGGAATTGCTGGTTGTTGTGATTCTTCAATTAAGATTGGAACACTATTTTGTACAAATAAACTGCTTCCAAATATAAACTTTGCTTCAATTACTACTGTTGATGAACCTTTACAAAGTGATGAAAATTTAGAAACACTTTTGGTTGATATGGAAGCAAAATATTTTTTAGAGATTTCAAAAAAATATTGTAAAAATATCTATTGTTTTAAAGTTGTATCAGATTATTTAGATATACAAATTCCTAAAAAATCTTTTGTAATTGAACTTATAGAAAAATGCAAAAAGCAGTGGAAAGACTACCTATGAGTTATGAAAAGAAGTTTGAAGAGTCTGTAGATAAAACAAACTTTCAAAAACTCTCTTTAGAAAATCAAGAGTTTATAAAAAAGCAAGCTTTTTTTTATGAGTTCTCTTTTCAAGAGCTAAAACAACTAATAGATTTTGCCATAGATTTTAAGATGTGGCATGAGGGTGATATAAGCTCTTTTTTCAAAAATGAATATTCAAATAGAAAAAATGCTTTCAATGATATTAGAAAAAAATGGGAAGAGTTAAAACAAAAACCAAACTCATATAAAAATTTTACAAAAGATTTATACAAAGATGATATTAGAAAGTTTTCATTCACTAAATTTGAAGGAGAAAAAACAGCTCTTGGTTCTTGCCCTGTTGCAAGTGCTAATACAAGATGTTGTAATTTATTAACTTTGGATGCAGTTCAATCTTGTGGTTTTGATTGCTCTTATTGTTCTATACAGAGTTTTTACAATCAAGACAAAATTGGTTTTGATATTAATTTTAAAAAAAATTTGGAAAATCTAAAACTTGATCCCAATGAGATCTATCATATAGGAACAGGACAAAGTTCAGATTCACTTATGTGGGGGAACAAAGAGGGGATACTTGATGCTCTTTTTGCTTTTGCAAAAAATAATCCAAATGTTATTTTGGAGTTTAAAACCAAATCAAACAATATAAAATATTTTTTAGAAAATGAAGTTCCTAAAAATATAATTTGTACTTGGTCTTTAAATACTCCAACTATAATTGAAAATGAAGAGCATTTAGCTGCCTCTCTAACTCAGAGAATAGAATCTGCAAAAAAAGTTAGTGAAAAGGGTGTTTTAGTTGGGTTTCATTTTCATCCTATTGTTCACTATGAAAACTATTTAAATGAGTATGAAGAGGTTTATAAAACTCTTATAAACACCTTTGATTCTAAAAAAGTAGCATTAGTTTCATTTGGAACATTAACTTTTATAAAACCAGTTATAAATAAAATTAGAAGTAGAAATTTTAAATCAAAGATTTTACAAATGCCTTTTTCTGATGCAAATGGTAAACAATCATATCCTTTAGAGATAAAAAGAGAGATGTTTAGACATGCTTATGAGAGCTTTAAGCCTTGGCACAAAGATGTATATTTTTATCTTTGTATGGAAGATGAATCTTTATGGAAAGATGTTTTTGGTTATGAATATATCTCAAACAATCAAATGGAAGAGTTTATGAAGATGGCATACTTGAATAAGATAAAGCAAAACTCTTAAGAAAGAGTTTATATGAAAATTTTTAAGAAATGTGGTTTTGTTTTATAAAACCATATTTATTAAAGTGGACGCTTCTTTAATAGTTAATCCAGCTTTTGAACAAGCATCTTCCAATTTTTCATTTTTTTTTAGTAGTTTTAAAAAAACTATATATTTATATTCCATTGTTAAAATGTGCATTTTTATCCTTTTATTATATTTATAAATAGAACCTTTGAATACTGAATTAGAGTATTTTAAGGTAGCTATCTTTTCATATTTAAACCCAAAGTTCATCATCTCTTTTTTAAATTTTGAAGGATTACCTTTTTTTGGGTCAACAATTATTACTTCATATTTATTATTTGCAGATTGACTAATAAAATGAGAAAGTAATTTTTCATGATTTTGCTAGTAAAGTAAATGAGTTCCACTTATTAAATCAAACTTACAAGTTTCTTCAAAATTGAGTTATTTAAAAGAAAAGATTCTACTTCAGAGTGATAATCAGTTGCTGAAATATTTTGTTGTAAATGATTTAAAAGTAAACTACTTAGACTGATACTACAACCAACTTCAAGAATTCTTCTTGAGGTTGTGTCAGATTAATAAATAAAGTTTGCTAAAATGTGATTTGAAGGACACAAGACTCCAAACAGAGCCCAAGATGCAGAATTTATTCCTAATTCTTGAGCTTCACTATTTTTATTATAAAATTGTTGGGTCTTTAAGTGTTTTTAAATGTATATCTACATTATCAAATACTATTGTTTGATATTTATATCTTATTTTGGACAAACAAACTTATAGAGCTTCTACACTTGTTGCTTGTTCACCTTTTTGGTTTACACCAATGTTAAAAGTTACTTTTTGACCATCAGTTAATGAAGATTTTCCATAACCTTTGTTATTAATTTCAGTATAGTGTACGAATATATCTTTGCTATTATCTTCTAATTGGATAAATCCAAAACCTTTATCATTATTGAACCATTTTACAGTTCCATTGTATCTATTTGACATAGAAATCCTTTTTATGTATTTCTTCATTTAAGAAGTTTTAGTAAAGTTAAATCAGGGTTTTAAATTTTCGAGAGACAGATGTTGAGTGTGAATCAATAAAAAGCAAACAATAAATAAGTACTAATTTTTTCTTTAAGTGCGAAACTATATCTGAAAAAAATAAAAATAGCAAGTTTTTTTTACTGAAATATGAAATTTAATAAATTTTATACAGTTTTATTTATTAGATTGATATTAAAAAGATACACTTTAATAGAGCCTATTTTAATCTTTTTTGATTTAACACTTAATTAACATTTTCTGCAGCTCAATCCTTAGGAGCTGCATATTATGAATACAAAACTTACAATTGAACAATCTTTAGAAAAAGCTATTTTGTTTCAAAAATCTGGAATGATAAATAAAGCGAAAGTGATTTATGAAGATATATTAAATGAAAATGAAACTAATTTCAAAGCTTGCTTTGAGTTGGGAAACTGTTATGAAAAGATTAAAGATTATAATAAGGCACTTTTTTATTTTAAAAAAGCTTCAAAAGTAAATAGTAAATGTTATGTTTGTCACCTTAATATGTCGAAAATTTATGAGAAACTTAGTAAATTTGAATTTTCACTTTTTCATTTAGATAGAGTAGTTATTATTTGTCCAGATTTTTATGATGTACTTTTTTTAATTGCACAGTGTTATAGAAAAATGAAAAATGAAAGTAAAATGATTGAGTATTTGAATAAAACATTATCAAAGTTGCCAAAACACCCTGGTGCTAATCATTTGTTAGCATCAATAAATAAAGAGATAATAAGTGAATTTTCTTCAGAATATGCTGAAGATTTATTTGATAGATATGCAGGACATTTTGAAGAGCATTTAGTTTCATCATTAAAATACCAAGTGCCATTTATTATAAAAGAAAAATTAAAACTTTTAAATCTTTCAAATGAGTCAAAAGTTTTAGATTTAGGATGTGGTACTGGGTTATTAGGAAAAACTATTATTAAACAATTTTCAAATATAGTAGGTGTTGATATATCCACTAACATGATTGAAGAAACAAGAAAAAAAGATATCTATTCAAAACTTTATATCAAGGATATAAGTGACTTTCTTTCCCAAAATACTGAAAAATTTGATTTAATTATTGCTGCAGATGTTTTTATATATATAGGTAATATTGAAACTATTTTTAATTATGTAGAAAAATGTATAAGTTCTGACGGTTATTTTATATTTACTGTTGAATTATCATTAGAGACTAATATCAAAGATTTTCAACTAGCAAAAAGTGGTAGGTTTTCGCATGATATTAGCTACATAGTAGCTTTATGCAAAAATATTGGTTTTGAGATAGTAGAGAAAGAAGAAATTATTTTAAGAGAAGAAAATAAAATTGGTCAAAAAGGCGTTATTTTTATATTAAAAAAACTAGTTAAATTTGATACAAATTATGATACATAAGTTGTTGAGATATTAAATAACAAAAAATAATTCTCTTTAAGTTACACTGTTGTCGAATCTCTAACAACTCCCATAATTAAGCAAATTATGAAGATAATATTAAATCTGGAAACTTATGGTATAATTAAAGATTTCATATAAATAAGACGAGAGATGCTATGCAGATATCAGAAACACACTATTTAAAAGAAGAATTAGACAAATTAATAAAATCTGATATATTTATTTTTGAATTTATAGAGTCTAGCTCATTGGATGGAATTTGGTATTGGGATTTAGAAAATCCTGAAAACCAATGGATGAGTGAAAGATTCTGGAAAATATTGGGCTTTGATCCAAAAGATAAAGAACATAAATCTATTGAGTGGCAAAAACTAGTCCATGAAGAAGATCTAAAATTAGCTCTTGACAACTTTCATAAACACTTAGAAGATTCCTCTTATCCCTATGATCAAATATTAAGATATAAACATGCAAATGGTTCAGTAGTTTGGATTAGATGTAGAGGTTTGGCTATTAGAGATGAAAATGGTAAACCAATTAGAATGATTGGTGCTCACAATGATATGACTATGGTTATGGATAGTCTGAAAAAATTAGAGAGTTATAACGGCTTAGATAAATTAAATCAAGATTTAACCAAAAAATATAAACAAGA comes from the Halarcobacter ebronensis genome and includes:
- a CDS encoding F0F1 ATP synthase subunit A; translation: MEGRVFTFLGAIGGHGQEWLILSHFAIVVVAVLLLARAATRKMQLVPTGSQNFLEAFIGGVISMGADTMGEENARRYLPLIGSLALVIFFSNMLGIIPGFESPTANINFTLSLALIVFVYYNYLGIKKNGFVNYFKHFMGPMPVLAPLMFPIEIISHLSRIISLSFRLFGSIKGDDMFTLVLLMLVPWLLPMAGFFMLTAFGVLQAFIFSILTYVYIAGSIMMEEEHH
- the ilvA gene encoding threonine ammonia-lyase; this encodes MITFSDIEEAKRNLENVVQKTPLTKAPFLSKTFNSEIYLKKENLQLTGSFKLRGAFNRIAKLDKRRRDNGVVAASAGNHAQGVAFSAQYFNCEATIFMPEATPLTKVSGVKSYGANVVLTGENFDEAYEASLKFCEEHNKEFIHPFADDEVIAGQGTIAVEILEKIPDLKQLIVPIGGGGLISGIAIAAKAINPDIKVIGVVASGARGMKESYKAQMPIDSKAVRTIADGIAVRDVNPKLLDIILDYVDHIVEVSDNEIANAILFLLEKHKLVVEGAGAAATAAIMHEKIEIEDSKICAIISGGNIDVTMLSQIIEKGLVKSYRKMNLIVTLMDKPGALMHLTEIFKECSANIVQIDYDRDSVKLEFGEAHVTIALETKGEEHQKDIREKLKQNGYRYKQI
- the metE gene encoding 5-methyltetrahydropteroyltriglutamate--homocysteine S-methyltransferase, with product MSKNSYVIGFPRIGEKRELKKVLESFWAKDCSFDEVKKVASELKKRHWNYQKDAGITYISSNDFSLYDNMLDTAFMLNAIPKRFKHLKDEELYFAMARGNQNSVAMEMTKWFNTNYHYIVPELSLDDKYSLNSSKILEEYKEAKELGIKTKINLIGPITFLGLSKRVDRGDTFELLSKVLPIYEKLLNELSTLDDSVIVQIDEPIFVKDNEPKVLSLIKPVYDRLGTISDNLKIIVTTYFEHSNEATKVLTKTPIWGIGLDFLYGEENTQALEEIANSGKKLIAGVVDGRNIWKNNIQNTLEILANITKHIKKDNLLISSSCSLLHSPLTLKYEQKLDSSIKEWLSFAYEKLQEITIISKIFFSGLESLDSNEIKIYEENINANHNRKNSTVIHDKDVQKRVNSFDKFSRNGKYEERIKLQREILAYKDLATTTIGSFPQTPEVRKSRRDFKKGEISQELYEKAMKDYIDDCIAFQEECGLEVLVHGEPERNDMVEYFGEQLKGYGFSQNGWVQSYGSRCVKPPFIFGDISRPKPMTVDWITYAQSKTSKIMKGMLTGPVTILNWSFVRDDLPRSEVSKQIAVALSDEIDDLQKAGIKIIQVDEAAFKEGYPLRTNKIKEYEDWAVRDFKISVSSAKQETQIHTHMCYSEFNDIIKTIEAMDADVISIETARSGNELLKIFKEVGYKQEVGPGVYDIHSPRVPSVEEIVKQINLLLEVLPKEQLWINPDCGLKTRKYEEVKPSLINMVKAVKQIREERE
- the trmD gene encoding tRNA (guanosine(37)-N1)-methyltransferase TrmD, whose amino-acid sequence is MKFTFVSLFPNLIEPYFYDSILKRAIEAGFLTYEFYNPRDYTKNKHLKVDSPMIGGGAGMLMNCQPLFDCLDEIKKKNPEAYIIFPLAAAKPFRQNDAKRLAKKENLVFVSGRYEGIDERVIEKYANEIFSIGEFILTGGELPSLVMADAISRNVEGVLGNVDSLTMESYENNLLEAPSFSKPENFENLSVIKEFLKGNHSKIADLKNNLAICKTKYFRPGLITRKKTK
- the rplS gene encoding 50S ribosomal protein L19 — translated: MKNRYIASFEAAQLAEKEIPQFRAGDTVRLGVEIKEGEKKRVQSYEGIVIARGGNGVDATFTVRKIGANSVGVERIFPLYSESIKTFEVVRRGKVRRAKLHYLRGLTGKAARIKELKK
- a CDS encoding nucleoside phosphorylase; translated protein: MSKTLIYTALLPEAQPLINFLKLKEDNSVRNLSLNFKLFKDEDEKYLLIVSGIGRDNCFKSLDFVYNNYEIKKAINIGIAGCCDSSIKIGTLFCTNKLLPNINFASITTVDEPLQSDENLETLLVDMEAKYFLEISKKYCKNIYCFKVVSDYLDIQIPKKSFVIELIEKCKKQWKDYL
- a CDS encoding SPL family radical SAM protein, which codes for MERLPMSYEKKFEESVDKTNFQKLSLENQEFIKKQAFFYEFSFQELKQLIDFAIDFKMWHEGDISSFFKNEYSNRKNAFNDIRKKWEELKQKPNSYKNFTKDLYKDDIRKFSFTKFEGEKTALGSCPVASANTRCCNLLTLDAVQSCGFDCSYCSIQSFYNQDKIGFDINFKKNLENLKLDPNEIYHIGTGQSSDSLMWGNKEGILDALFAFAKNNPNVILEFKTKSNNIKYFLENEVPKNIICTWSLNTPTIIENEEHLAASLTQRIESAKKVSEKGVLVGFHFHPIVHYENYLNEYEEVYKTLINTFDSKKVALVSFGTLTFIKPVINKIRSRNFKSKILQMPFSDANGKQSYPLEIKREMFRHAYESFKPWHKDVYFYLCMEDESLWKDVFGYEYISNNQMEEFMKMAYLNKIKQNS
- a CDS encoding cold-shock protein; amino-acid sequence: MSNRYNGTVKWFNNDKGFGFIQLEDNSKDIFVHYTEINNKGYGKSSLTDGQKVTFNIGVNQKGEQATSVEAL
- a CDS encoding methyltransferase domain-containing protein; translated protein: MNTKLTIEQSLEKAILFQKSGMINKAKVIYEDILNENETNFKACFELGNCYEKIKDYNKALFYFKKASKVNSKCYVCHLNMSKIYEKLSKFEFSLFHLDRVVIICPDFYDVLFLIAQCYRKMKNESKMIEYLNKTLSKLPKHPGANHLLASINKEIISEFSSEYAEDLFDRYAGHFEEHLVSSLKYQVPFIIKEKLKLLNLSNESKVLDLGCGTGLLGKTIIKQFSNIVGVDISTNMIEETRKKDIYSKLYIKDISDFLSQNTEKFDLIIAADVFIYIGNIETIFNYVEKCISSDGYFIFTVELSLETNIKDFQLAKSGRFSHDISYIVALCKNIGFEIVEKEEIILREENKIGQKGVIFILKKLVKFDTNYDT